The DNA sequence GAGGTTCCCGCTTCCGTCAATAAATTCTCAGGGTTCCTTAAACCCATGCCCACTACCGGCATTCCAGCTGCCACCCCGGCTTTCACACCAGAAATAGAGTCCTTTATGAGCCAAAACCAAAAGACAGAATAAGTCAGATGTCAATGTCTATTTTATGCCGGTGTTCATGAGCGCACACAATATTGAAGCCAAACCTCGAACACAAAAGCGTGCTTATTTGACACTTCAAGTACTTGGAGAGCCTTCAAGTAGGGGTCAGGGAATGGTTTCTGCCGTTCACATTCGTCTCCAATCACAAGAACTTCAAAGAAATCTGACAGCCCTAAAATTGAGATTAAGAGCTCTGCATTTGGTCTTGACGCATTTGTCACTGCAGCTCGTTTCAACCCGTGTTCATCAATCCATTTGCACAACTTTTGCAAACCCTTAACTGGTTTTAGCTGTTCAGACGCCAAcctgtattatttttttcacacaATAAATCAGATTCAAGATGGCATAATCTAAGACAGAGAATATCCAGGGTCCTTAGCAAGTACTTTCCGGTTTGTAAAAAGCatatacagttttaacaaatgcAAACCATCAAGGGGCTCAAACACTTGTGGTTTGAATAGTAATGTCTCATCCTCAGTGTACTATAgccaaaaaaaatttgagatctTAAATTTTGGGCCATGTCCTACAGACTAAGAAAGGTGGTAACATGGTTCTAGACAAGACCCTCACTTGATAGTGGTACAACTCAACACACCATTTCAACAGAAGCATTATGGGTACCAACTTGGAAGGCTGTGCTAGAAACATAAAGCAATTCAATTCTACCCAGCATCAACATTTAAGCTACTGACTCCATTCTAACTGCATCACATACAAGGTTCCCCTCTGACGTGCTGTCAGTATTAAGGCTCATGCATGTCGTATACAGTTGTATTAAATTACCTCCGAAACATGTCTTCCTTATCATCCATAAATTTCCGTGCTCTTTGGAGATCCCAATTAGGAAAGAGGGCATGACATAGATTTTCATTGTGCATGCCACTGATATTATTACTAAAGAATTCCTCAGTAATGGGGACTCCACCGTTGAAACCTACCTGTGGAGCACTTGCATTTCAGCTGGCTTCATAAGATATGACTAAACATGATATCGTAAAGGAATACCTCTTGAAGCATTTCACGGAAGACATAGTAATGTAGAGGGTCTGAATCACAGAGTGTTCCATCAATATCAAACAGAATTGCTTGAAGAGGATTGAGACAAGCGAGAAAGTATTTGCTGCTATCCCTGAATGTAACAAGAGAATTCACAACACTAATAGAAGAAATCATAATGATACACAAatactttcatttttctttctagtttatttattttttgatttcatGCAAGTTGCAAATGAAATAGATAATGAATATaggtaaataaatatatagagaaGTATATGTGTTTGTAATGTATATATGAAAGCAAAGTTGGTCTCCTGCTTGTTTTCAGTCTAGTAACTGCAAGATTATTAACGTACACAAGGCATAATCATCGTGCACAAATCTTGTTTCAAAAATGAAATGATTCTCAAAACTCCCGAATGTACTTTAACGCCCTTTacacaaaattgaaaaatatgaagtctgtttggatgttgaggaagaggaagaaagaaagaagaaaaaagggcgTGCCTTTTCAATTTACAGCAGGCCTTGCAACTAAAAATTGAAACAttgactttttttcttttcaccctTCCCAGGGCGCAAGGAAGAGAGGACGAAGTTGATTACAGAAAGGTTTGAGCTAAGTTTGGGAATTTCCCTTCAATTGCGTTGAATCAACTACTCTGTAATTATTAGGTTGAGCAAAGTTGAGTTACATATTAATTGCAACGTAATCCAACAATGCATGTTCATGCTTTTATCTCCCTCGAATTATCAATAAGCAATGAAAATATTCTCCTTGTAGGATGATGATGAGCACCCAGAGTCAGACAAAAGGTGCATCAAAATGTGATTCCAACACGAATTGGACCCAAGACACTCCCTTGAGCAAAAATGTAGATTGAGAAATGGACAACATACACTTTGATAATAACGATTACAACTAAAATCCGAAAAGGGgagcaaagaaaaaaacaaataaccTAAAATGGAACGAAAAAAAATCATACCTTTCTGTTGGGTAAGGACTTGATGAATTGGACATTCGAGGAATGGAGACAGTCGCCATGTCACCCCGATTTTGTGTATAAATTGCAGTTTTCTGCAGATGGGTTCTGGTTAAGTGGTCAGAAAAGAGAAGGTGATGATGAGGAAGCTGAAGAAAAGCAAGAGATGGCATAGTATTGGAGATGGCAGTTGGAGAGAGTCGGAGAGAATATGCCaatctctctcacacacaaaCACTCTGATCTCTCCTGTTTTATGGGGTTGTCCTTGCACTGCCTTTTTTGTTGCCACCATACTGTGCAGTGATTTTCtgtgaaaatttataataataataattttttactccttataattttaactttgattattttgattttgtaatttcttcaaattacTATTGGATTGCTTCTTTATAATTGAAGATGAACTCTTTGAAACATGAAAAATTTCTGGGACTAGTCATTATTGACATGAATGGTAAacttgatatgaatttaatacAATATTTATGGGTTGATACGATAACATGAACTCGATTTAACACAATCCAAATATGgtattatatatgataacaaGAATTATCAACCTTCAAGTTTTAGTATAATCACATATAAGTCAATAAATTAGTTTATTAAAATTGAATTGatagattatttttaaaaattatttttaattaagccCTAGAGGATTGAATAAATACtaaatagacaagaaaaatacctttaacagaaaagaaaaagaaacataccaagaaaaatagatttgaagaaaatatgaagtgaaattgttattttttgggtaaaagaatatacaaaaattagaataacttttataaaaatttataataattacatttctcacaaaattttatctaaatgaCTTTTCAAATCTacttataattttcataaatatcaaTAAAAGAACTTctcaaaaattttgtattcaaataatttatagTTTTTACCATCTACTTttacaaaatctaataaaaataggtctcaaaataataattcaaaactTAAGATTGAATCTGTTTTGTACGTCCCAACggcataaataaataaataaatataaaacccCAAAGTGGCTAAAGAGCTAAAACCAACGATTCGCCCCCTTACTCTCTGCAGAATTAAAAGATGAGCCGGGCTTCCAATCTCTTCCAACTATGCCAGATTCCTTCCACCAATCTGCTTCTCAGAAGCTCCAAGTTCCCcagaggttctctctctctctctctcaagcattGTAAAGCATTctcttttatgttattttcaatcttatgaatgctttaaaatttttctttcgtGCATATTGATGTCGTTTTAAGCTAAATACCCATTTGTATTGGTTTCAATATATTATCTTTACCGATAATTTTTAAGCTTCCTTTTTGGTTGGAAAGAAAGAGTGAGCAAAAGATTTGTGAACTGTTATACTCAAAATTTCTGTGCTAtgatttctgttttgtttttagtacttttagttttttgcttgttttttaaAACCAATTTCGGAAATGTAGTTCTAGTTGGCATGaaaatttgttttagttttacgttaaatgattttattctcagCTACGAATAAACTGCCTCGGAACACAGGTATGAATGTCATACCTGTTTGGAAACTTTATCCAACTCTCTGCTTCTGTAAAACCGTGCAAACTACCACGTATGAAGTTGTCAATGGAAGCTATGTACCCTCTACACAAACTAAGcaagaaaaggaaatgaaggTATTTCTTCATGTAATTCTCGTTTATCTGGTGTCACGAACATAtcagaaaaaagagaatgaggttcaataaatgatcattttttatattcatgtaGCTTCTGTCTATCTTTTGGTTTGAAGTTTTATTTACTAGTTCTCATATTACATTAAAACTTATGTATTTGGTATGTCCAAATAAGTTTATCTTTGATAAAAAGAGGCGTTGCCCGAGTACACAAGGGCGTATACTCAGGAACACCTaacaagatttttttatttttttttaaaaaaaagaggcaAATAAATCCTAAttactagaaatagaaaaaattatgatttttttataagtgacaAACAAAAATGAGTGTAAAAGACTATTATGTTGTGGACTTCTAGAATAGTTGAAGCAAACTAATATGACCTGGTTAAAGTTATTTTTCCACTCCACGATTTATGTTTCAGCTTTCTCTATACTTTTATTGTGGTTATGTTTTTCATTAAGTAGGAAATGAATTAATGGTGGTTGTATTTTCAATTTCCAATGACCTAATTTTAGGACAAGTCATCAGCAAAACTTGATACAGTTGGTGCATTTCAAAAGCTGCCCATGGTGATGCCATCTGTTGATATTCTTCATTCAGCACTGAGGAAGGCAAAAAGGGTTTTACCAACAAAGGGTAAATGTTAGGCGGCAGTGTGTTTTTGGGTCATCCTTACCATTAAGATTtttgtttaccaataaaaagTGTGTTTTTGCTTGATATTCTTAAATAGGTTGATGTTGGTTTCCAAAACTTGCTGCAAACCTTGATATTTAGTTCGTTATTTTGTAGGGATTGCCAATATTGCAAAGCGAGAGAGAAATAGAGGTGCAAAACAACTTGATGCACTGATGAAAGTTTGTCCTTAACTTCATATCTGTCATGTCATTATTGTTTCATCTTTTCTACGTGGGGAAACTGTTCAACACTGACATCATAACTTGCTGTTTGCATCTTCAGGAACTGGTTGTTCCCTTGAGGACATATCTGGAGAGTTTTCCAAAGAAGAAATATCTTCACCCTTATGAACGATCTCTTATTGAATTAACACTTGGTGATGGGAATTATGAAGAGGTAATAGTTGCCAACTCTTGAAATAATTGGTCATGCTTATGTTGACTACAAACTTTGGCTGGTATGATCCTTACCATTTTACTGAGCCAGTAACATGTCCAgtatcatctcatcttcttttttcttcttcttcttcttccctttttacttttttggcCAGTTGGTTTTAGAGAAGAAGTTTTATCATTTTGTGTGAAACTCTGATCAGCACCCTTGACTGTTTTGCATTACAAGAATTTAATTTCAGGACACTTGATTGGGTTTTGTTTTCACCACTAGAGATTTTGTGGCTGTTCATTACTTCTATTAAAAAATAGCATAAAATTTATTGTGATGGTTAAAGTTCCTTTATAAATCTTCTGACTGTGGATTTACTCGTGGTTTGATAGGTATTGGGAAATGTTGATGCTCTGAGAAAGAAGGTGGTATCTGTCGGAAAGGAACATGCTTCTTTCTGTGCCAAGGTTTGAATCTTGGCTCAAGTTTAAGTGCTGCTGtgtcacttgtgtcatcaaataTGGGGACTAATGATGTCGGATGCAATCTTAAGCTTTCTCCAAGCCACGTTGGAACCTGTTAATTTATATTCGGACTTGTTTTTCATAACCTTCCCGGGTAATTTAGGGAATCCCATATTATTCCTAAATTGCTGTCATCCTGCATATTGTCCGTGTAGATTTACAAACATGCTTCAGATGATAGATTCTTATGTGCTTTCAACAACATATGCCTTTGGATGATTTTGAAGcaaataataagaagaattaattaattaaaacgaGTTATTAAGGGATTGAACTAACATGGTTGACAAGTTTTTACTTGAGAAAAATCCAGCCAACAAACTGTTAGATTTGGTATTTTGGTTGTCAAACTAGAGTTCTGGTACGAAAGAAGGCGGGGGTTCTCTGCTAACATTATTCTGCCATTTAAACTGTGCAGTCCTTAACGAAGCGTGAAGCTGAGGAAAGACTAACTGAGGTTCgcttttttctttgttgagaATGTATTTTACATTCACATAATCTAAGATTCATTCGGTCCTGTCTGCAGGGTGTGAAGAAAATTGAAGAGGTGTTCAACCATGAAGCTCAAGTTGTTGATGATTTGTTACATATTGCCAAGGTATTCTTCCTTTTTATGCAAGACACTTCGattgaagaatttgaaattatgCCACCACATAATTCGTTCAGCTCATAAATCAGAAGGAATCATTacacaattataaattattatgttGCAACTCTAGGTTAAATGTTGATCTCTATAGAAGTGTAATCATTTCATCTCGCTTAATTATTAGAAAAGCATGTACATGTAAGTtgggctttatttttttttcgaatttggAATCTGAATTTTCTTATGAAACTTTGACAGGAATCACTTTACAATTTTGGGTCCAATTGAGCATGAATTATCTCTGTTTGGAAAATTGCatcattatttaattgttttctaACAGTTTCTTTTCTTATAATCTTTGACATTTTCAGACTTTACGGGCAATGCCAGTTGTTGATTTGGAAACACCAACTCTCTGTCTTGTTGGAGCTCCTAATGTGGGCAAGTCATCTTTGGTCCGCACACTCTCTACAGGGAAGCCAGAGGTACTTGAAGACAGATTGATGATTATATGCGCTTTTCTATGGATCTGTTTATACATATTGAAGTTATACTGATGCTGTAAATGAGGGGTGCTATTAAGCCAAGTTAAAGCaagattttcttctttatatatatatatatatatatatatgagtaaaacatgaatgttaattagaaaaaatttaaataaaacatgcacaccCGGTGGGACTTGGCCAAGTTCAAGTAATCTTAGATTTTATAACTCAAGCAATGTGAAAATAGGATAAATGATGCCTTATTTAATTAGTTTCACTACCTACACAACAGCATAAATAAACGCACTATGAATGCTTGTCAATGCATCAATCATCAATGCCTATATGTTTTTCTAGTcctaattttgtatttaaactcACAGGTTAATTAGGATtggagaccaaaaaaaaaattattcttttctgGCTGCTAACCGTTATCTTTTCAACCCTACTTCTTACCTTCTGTTTTTAGGTTTGCAACTATCCTTTTACAACAAGAGGAATACTAATGGGTCATATAATTCTGAACTACCAGACTTTTCAGGTCAATCACTCAATCTAAGATGTGGagtgctatttttatttaagatttattcAATTCTAGTTACAACTGGAAAATTAACCACAGGTGACAGACACTCCTGGCTTACTGAAGAGATCTGATGGTAAGACACTATCCTTAATTATAACTCCCGGCTTGGATTACCTGACTGGAATATAATCACTTATAGAACACCATTATTGTTTTCTGTTTACacatttcatctttttctttccttgttcTTCAGAGGACAGGaataatttggaaaagttgacaCTTGCTGTCCTATCACATTTGCCTACCGCAATATTATATGTTCATGACCTCTCTGGAGAGTGTGGGACCTCACCTTCTGATCAGGTATTGTGTTTTTGTAGTCCTGTTGGTTGTAAAGGTAAAGACAAGATGGTAGGCAATCTCTATGGCACTGGGTGAAGTTAAATTGTATAAACATGTTACTTTGTAGTCAGGTTTTTATTTCACATGCTTGGGAAGCAAAGCTATATATGATTGCAATTTTGTATGGAGTTGGAATGCTTGAAGCAATCACTGAGCATAAGTGGTTTGATCAACCATTATGGCGGTGATTTTGGTCAATAGTTGGTTTTCAATTCTGAGTCTCAAATGCACATGCACTAAGAGGGAATTTTGACATCTCATTTGCCCCTGTTACATGGCTCATGTTATAACGCAAAGGCATGCCATACTACAGTGCTATGAGTGCCaaatctttatgcaatatttaagTTTATTTGCAGAATGTGTGGGGAAATAAATGAACACTTACAATTTAGTGGTGGCGAATGGAATGGCTGTTGGTTTCAATTTCTCTGTTCTTTTCCAATGGATTTTCAATTACCTGAGGAAGAGATTGCCTTGTTTGTTAGCGAGAGAGAGAAGTTCATTTTAACCTCTCTGAAATCCACTCACTTAGAGAGTGCTGCATTTAAGATTTTTCTTTGTCCCTTAATGACATACTTTGTGTTATTGACGATGGGTTTGTAGTTTCTCATATACAAAGATATAAAGGAAAGGTTCAGTGACCATCTGTGGCTCGATGTTGTGTCCAAATGTGATTTGTTGCAAAAGTCTCCTGTGGTCTTCATCACAGAGGATAGTCCTGATCATGAAGAGCTGGCAAGGTACCGGAAAATGGGACCTAATGGAGCTATGCATGTATCTGTAAAGAGCGAAGCAGGGCTTGCTGAGGTAACTATCTTACGAAAATCTTTTTGATAGGTAACTATCTAATGAAAATTTAGGTCTTCAAAATAGGCTTGATTGTGTGCttttgttgatattttttatgtttcaaCTTAAATTTTTCCACATTCTCATTTCTAGAAAAGGAAGCTTAATTGCCTTTAGTATAGGTAGTGTAACAATGTAATCATAACACCTTCTGTTTCTTAGATTTCGTTCCTCCTTCAAAGGTATTATGAATTATGGAGAAAATTTTGGACCTATAATGTTGCCACtcgctttttcctttttgtattcttttttcTCTGAATTTTATCCTGGTGGATAGGTGGTTGAGAAGGCTATAATTTTGAATACCTTCATTACCATACACAAGTAACCCAAATTTTATTACACCTGAATGCTGGTTAGTTGATGCTTATAAATGTCTAGAATCATTCACTCCAAAACCTTCCTGTTCTAAAATTCTTCCAACATTTGGTTTCCAGATTTGCCTTGTGACTTCTCTAGAGAATTTTTTTCCTCTGCAGTTGAAGGTTAGAGTGCACGAGCTGCTGACTTCGCAGATGGCCAAGATCAGAAGTCAGAATAGCAACCAAGAAAATCTAGTTATTACCTAAGGTTGAACTCTTAGGGATGCCCAAATTGCGGTAGAATTGCGTTCAAAGTAGCTGACTCTCTAAACTTTTACAATTCCCATGGAGAACAAGCAGGGTTGCCTCCAACAAGCTTAAGATCATAGAATCCAGGTTCTCACCACTTCCAAAAACTGCAGGTTCAAATTATCCCAGCCCACATGTTGAGGATTGCTCACTTAGCCTAGTTGATCAGGGAATGGCCTTAGgttacaatattatttatttcgGAAGAAACTTTTCTTTGTAATTGATGTATACAAGTGTATATACTTGTACATTTATTCCCATATTGTTGTCGAAAATTTTGGCAGTTCTTCTTGTTCGAAAAGGCAGGTGAGTTGTACAGTTCCAAAACACTTCAAAATGAACTTTCAGAACTTTTGAATCGATTGGGAACATTTATTAATTTGTAGAACTGTTTTTAGTCATATTTAAACTAACCTCAAATAATTATGAAAGCAttttgtatttaggtgttcttttgtatatTTCATGTGTACATGGAGTATAcctatttcattcatatcaataaaattacttcttacatataaaagaaaaatattatgaaagcaTTTGATTTGTTCAGCTGTTGTGACGGTCCACGCCAGGAGAAGGAATTCTTTTGCTGTTCTCAATACTTAAGAAGCCACATCTCTTGGGTATCTAAGTCTTTGTTTGGGAAGCtgctattcaatattttatgattactgtttactaatatttactactatttaatatttttttattacttttttactacCATTCACAAATTCATTTGAGATCACCTCACTACTCAAGCGCAGCCTTAAAACTACTAGCAGCTCTCTTAGCTTGATTTGCAGCTGTCCAAAAAGAGTCCAAGCACTTTCACAGGTTATGGCATGTTTGCATTGGTTTATTATAAATGAGTTGTGAAAGAATTGCAGATGGATCATTACTCAAGCACAGACCACGATCACCTTTTATGACAGATTGAATACTTTCTCCATGATCTCTCCAGTCAACAGAAGAATAGTAAACATTTCTCAGACAAAAAGTAATATAGATGCAGAACGGCCCTAGCGGAGTGTGGAATGTCAATTTACACTGTTAAACATGAGATCATTAATTTTATGGATGCCAATATCAGAAATTGGCTGAATGGGCTGATCATCTCCATCCATTGAAGGTATGCGGCTCGATGGTTCTCGACTGAATTCATCTGGAGAAGTGATGAGCACGAGGTTAACAGACTTGAAAGCACGCATCTTTCATGATCaaaataaatagttaaaaaCAGATCTTCATAATCCTCAAGAAGAACttcaattatattttgtaatgaaaGCTAGTTGATGCTTACCATAGATTGAGTTTAAGGAAGCTGGGGAAGGAGTCGAGATGAAGTTAAGACCAACATAAAATCCCAAAGCTAATACTACTGTCACCATTACATAAACAGGCACTGCCAACGCCCAATACCTGAAATACATAACATCAGTATGGCTTtcccataaattaaaaattaaaaaataagaaactatAGAGCTATTCCAAGGGGGTAATtggagaaaatattttaatttctaaatttgatCTACAATGCCATTCAAGTCTGATTGAGAAGACCATACACAACTAAGCTCTACTGAGATCTAGGTTCACTCTCACCCAAGTCATTTCTCAACAGGAAATATGCCTAAAAGAATTCTAGGCTGAAAAACAAAGCATAGAAACCAATGTTAGATACCTGCTAGGGTAGTAGAAGATTCCAATAGAATGAAGCCAAGCCTCTGGAACATATGCCCATACCAGGAAAATAACTGCTCACAGCAACAGAGGTGTAAGAAAATCCACAAAGCCCCAGTGATTAATCCCAAAACTTTGGCCAAGATCTATCTATGAAACCCTAGACATTTATGGACAGGGAAAAAGCACTTATAATGCCAAACAGCAGGTACGCCAGCATTTGATACCTTGTCAAACAAAAAAGTAGAACAAGATTGATGACACCAAACCTACCATCACTATGTCTAGATAAATAAAGTGGTTCTTGATTCCAAATATTCCTTCAACCTTCtcacactatttatttaaaCTCATAAGTTACTagcaaagaaaaataattttcaagctaaggaaaaatgaataaattgatGAAAAATAGAGCCACAAGATGAAGCTGtctcagaaaaaaaaatagattttttttacgCGGGAAGAAATAATGTAGACGCGGCAATGTGCCTTTGGTATAAAGATGCATTTCCTTTTTGCTACCATGACATGTTTATGATCCTTGTTTCTACTAAGGTACACGCAACATTATAAGGTCAAGCTGATTTCAAGTATAGCATTGCATGCATCGATTGAAACATTTTAAAGTATCTCAGGCATATTCCAGAGATATTTGAGTGCAAAATAACTTTAACGCAACCAAGTCTAAACATGAGGTAAAAAGTGAGACATATGAAGTGGACCTGTAGAGACAACAGTACTTATGGAACCTACAAACGCAAAGATAAATTGATTGAAACATTTTGAAGTATCTCAGGCATATTCCAGAGATATTACAGTGTGGAAGAATGAGGAGGCAACTTCAACACAACCAAGTCTAAACATGAAGTAAAAAGTACAACGTTGAAGTGAACCTGTAGCAACAACAGTAGTTATGGAACCTACGAATCCATAAACTTCTGACGGCTTGGGACCGTGCTCTCCAGACACTCCAAACCCAGAATCCCTCTCGTCTGCATCAAGAAATGAAACAGTTGCCCTCCTTTTCTTTGACAGACTGAGAATTCTTCTAGGACTATTGACAGAATGAGGCTCTTCCATGGCTTGCCCTATTATTTACCTAACAATTCAGCACATTCAAGGTTGCATCTCACTGAATGCCAAAATCCCCACTGGAAGCCAGTGAAGACAACAATAGCAGTGAAAATCAGAACAGACACCATAACCCCATTTCAAAGACTATCATAACTCTTGaaggtttaaaaaataaagaaatctttttgtatttaattgcAATCTGGACATCTAAATTTAAAGTAGCATGCTAACTATATTAAACGTTTCACATATGCACACATTCCACCCACAGGAGTCTGTAGCTGGTGGAGACCAAATCCACCATGGATGCCAATGGTGCGGGTCCAAATCCTATTCTTTCACACGAGCACACGAAAAATCAACAGGAAGATCAGggggttgataaaaaaaaaaatcataaaaactaTAAGGCATTGCATGCAAAACGATGAAGAGAGAATGACAGAACCCCTTTAATACAAACAACATTGACACACATTCACATTATACAAGGGGGTCCGAAGTCAATCCTGACGAACATAATACCAATATATGAGGGTAGAGGCAATAGAAAGGGAACACATCTTAGCATTTACTTTGATTCCATTAGTTTActtctcttttattcttttgttcTTGTGAGGTACGAATGGTCAATGGATTGAACTAACAGAATAAAACATTTACACAAACAAGTTGTAGGCATATTATTGTGACACGGCATCTGATCTCagacaataaatcaagcaatttAGAACTCACGAAAAAAGAAGTGCAAAAATTTTGTTTGTGTGAATAGAAAAGGAAGTTGATTTCATAACTACTAAATCATTCTATGCGATTCAAACAGAAATAATGGCGCTTGAAGAGAGAAAACTTACCATGAATCGGCCGAGGGATGACGATGGGAAGGAGAGAACGACGAGGGTTTGGATCCTCTTGAGTGGAAACTGATAAACGACTTGATAGTTATGTCAACTGTCAAGGCAAGAATGATCGACGCAACATCCGAAAGTGTCTTCACAGGTACCTTTAGGGACGAATTTTGCTTATCTATCACTGAAAAACTTCTGACAGCGACCATTGTCAACTTCGCCTCAATATCCTAtacaactttttatttattgttttaccACTCATTTTACCatcaatcaattattttttttcatgttgtgGAATGTGGATGAAGAAGAACTAGAATATAGCTTCCCTTTTCCATTTTTATCACATAGAATTGTATCATGGCATCATGGATCACAATTAAATCtttcaaactttaaaaaataatgagagTGATACAGTCATAAAATGATCTCAAAaaagtaaacttataaattagtattattttatatgatatattatatttaccttataatttaacgtaccacataaaactatatcagtttataaatttatttttataaaatctctttataataaaataataataatcaaaaactttattcatttcaaacacAAGGACATGAATTTCAAACATGCTAATTAAAGCCTCAAACATATACAATTTAGGTGAGATGGGAtgatatattttgaatagtTGTAAAAGTTTTTGAgttaatatgagatgaaatagtttgcaaaaaatgtgtatttggatagtgagattatatgagatagtttttaatttttgagatttgaaaaatatgtgagCCCCACTGTTTTATAGTGTCTGGATTGTACACTGTTCACGTCATTTTGGCACTATTCATGGAAGTTTTTACTGTATATTTACTGATCATTTAAGTGgatgttttcaaaacttaagAGATGAAATATTGTATTTAGTAGCCAAAACTACTATACGGTACAACTTTAGATCAGATATTTTCATCTGTATTGGTTAACTAAACCAGACCTAATTTTTATTAGcatgttaaaattttattatttttgttcttttatatGTTCTCAAATCTTGATGCCAATACATGCCATGTGATAGAGATAGAACAACAATTCTCATTCATTAGTTTTTGAGGATCCACCTGTCTATGTTTTGACAGTCTTCATATTTAATCCAAGTCCTT is a window from the Carya illinoinensis cultivar Pawnee chromosome 14, C.illinoinensisPawnee_v1, whole genome shotgun sequence genome containing:
- the LOC122294539 gene encoding nucleolar GTP-binding protein 1 isoform X5; translated protein: MVMPSVDILHSALRKAKRVLPTKGIANIAKRERNRGAKQLDALMKELVVPLRTYLESFPKKKYLHPYERSLIELTLGDGNYEEVLGNVDALRKKVVSVGKEHASFCAKSLTKREAEERLTEGVKKIEEVFNHEAQVVDDLLHIAKTLRAMPVVDLETPTLCLVGAPNVGKSSLVRTLSTGKPEVCNYPFTTRGILMGHIILNYQTFQVTDTPGLLKRSDEDRNNLEKLTLAVLSHLPTAILYVHDLSGECGTSPSDQFLIYKDIKERFSDHLWLDVVSKCDLLQKSPVVFITEDSPDHEELARYRKMGPNGAMHVSVKSEAGLAEICLVTSLENFFPLQLKVRVHELLTSQMAKIRSQNSNQENLVIT